The Chaetodon auriga isolate fChaAug3 chromosome 3, fChaAug3.hap1, whole genome shotgun sequence genome has a window encoding:
- the shroom2a gene encoding protein Shroom2 isoform X5 translates to MRTNMKMVDIVTQKMPSENDVHVARSFLTKILRSSMRKNHFKGRNEPISRPHSWHSTKFNESQSETAKTQSPPTPVWHTRYDASSSSTDLSSGWEQTNLRRVSDQFSSLGSMDSLEHVSHQYPAGQLSPAKSNNSMEHLGGGKRDSAYSSFSTSSGTPDYTLSKSNAASTENMLYKFSQWDAGGKPNNGRNSQSMTEGVKQDDRVTYFQIPEASTGCEGPQTEDLAGSRHSTSSRTSCGPVWHVPEKKKTTSPSPPPPPPPARSDSFAATKVHERGLVVAHPEGPESRVSCKVPLLPASTENWRSHNLSPKNDSDSFYPSSDKSNHNQFNSNKQFSLSSSDVRQGQPYHQRHHSDKSTSYSQPWATSVPKPQNVGGYYCSMQELPTNGSVQHFGQNQRRNLSTSQSTTTTDQNTDSSGHSRYYCVTTCQPMQPNPQPLSGKSEDRKSVTGVDLAQTRNEQNSLSPQIVTKVKYNMPQQQQHSTHIKDSNGYSKHQVSTVLETSVPKSSSDDRGSQRGHNTHNAEAQFMSYPSSRQSEQRRSLPLQHRELPQDIKHHSQVSNKISPQATPMLHSLSMDAAGQEARGSNSEESLESKQARRSDRFATTLRNEIQMRKAKLQKSKSAATLPGTEGETEDGQDIWKPTENTTPTSADGSFTNTYKVNLKEAQARVLKATSFRRKDLEPVLLEHPAAEALPNYPSSVLTRKDVTPLPTVSESGMSKPGPAGGQVTRIGGRKRFPAEKKVRSFSEPDKIHEVGVKEDLPQNENASSSLDQQTLFKESGKATVPSHSPPESYTENPTETKTRGFATTSETEDAKKGIRNREYPEEVQGGPYSAHKLSILGQQRLGTFAEYEAKWNIQKKNPETRVSGRYRSADNILDPGPEERTKTTCFHERSRSSPSADIYGQKIQAPARKSETEYSQTESEPVEQLNVAPAFSDRGPGDCKVREKPVEFEHYSVPPPPPMTATNPDSRHRAAPATMNHRPTSVSHSLRESALPQPEDHSHTEPPSGPRRKPSALEKPPPPRCPEVNSHESFTGSQSEIFTHCSPNTDPNSAFVPTHSAKESEQGKGLVDKGQGAVHHLSTSNPQPASSPPASSHRPSRLATMEGQRSPSPQFSPQRLSDKPPASLQDEDSHRMDQVIENQTSAVKKVPIRIVHSEGVTEKENCPFLQHSDSPAVEPEGPGVTRLGTLGAAGQDSVFCAFTRQREPDGTPVAQIDPKPQRDPYMSTVRDPTEPTDEPGSNRATVTTGLSEDQKREELARDIMGKDKSLADILDQSKMKTTMDLMEGIFPQGEQLLGGAHQRRKVSPKQTVTRPAEEREKEDSMAAAVTMVTTSTYYSTSAPKAELLIKMKDMQEQEPEEEDSEDELDIDLANKKQELIDSLSKKLQVLREARESLQEDVLDNNALGDEVEARVQQVCKPNELDKFRMFVGDLDKVVSLLLSLSGRLARVENALNSLEEDASADERRTLVEKRKLLIRQHEDAKELKENLDRRERVVYEILGNYLQEDSLTDYEHFVKMKSALIIEQRKLEDKIKLGEEQLKCLMDSLPIEQRLAF, encoded by the exons ATGAGAAC GAATATGAAAATGGTGGATATTGTAACTCAGAAAATGCCCTCAGAGAATGACGTGCATGTGGCAAGAAGCTTTCTTACGAAGATTTTGCGAAGTTCCATGAG AAAGAATCACTTTAAAGG GCGGAATGAACCCATAAGCAGGCCTCACTCCTGGCACTCCACCAAGTTCAACGAAAGCCAATCAGAGACTGCCAAAACACAGTCTCCACCCACGCCAGTCTGGCACACCAGATATGATGCAAG CTCATCCTCGACTGATCTGTCCTCCGGCTGGGAGCAGACAAACCTGCGCAGAGTGTCCGACCAGTTCAGCTCTCTGGGCAGTATGGACAGTCTAGAACATGTCTCACACCAATATCCTGCTGGTCAGCTGTCACCTGCCAAGTCCAACAACAGCATGGAGCACCTTGGAGGAGGCAAACGAGACTCAGCCTACAGCTCCTTCTCCACTAGCTCTGGGACACCAGACTATACCCTCTCAAAGAGCAATGCTGCCTCGACAGAGAACATGCTCTACAAGTTCAGTCAGTGGGATGCAGGAGGAAAGCCAAACAATGGCAGAAACAGCCAGAGCATGACTGAGGGAGTCAAACAGGATGATAGGGTGACGTACTTTCAGATCCCAGAAGCTAGCACAGGCTGTGAGGGTCCGCAGACTGAGGACTTGGCTGGGTCCCGTCATTCCACTTCAAGTAGAACCAGCTGTGGACCTGTTTGGCATGTccctgaaaaaaagaagaccacttccccctctcctccccctccccctccacctgcaCGCAGTGACAGTTTTGCTGCAACTAAGGTACATGAAAGGGGTCTCGTTGTAGCTCACCCCGAAGGACCTGAATCGCGTGTCTCCTGCAAGGTTCCACTGCTTCCTGCTTCCACTGAAAATTGGCGCAGCCACAACCTTTCCCCgaaaaatgacagtgacagtttttACCCTTCATCTGATAAATCGAATCATAATCAGTTCAACTCAAACAAGCAGTTCTCATTGTCCAGTAGTGATGTTCGGCAAGGTCAGCCGTACCATCAGCGACACCATAGTGACAAAAGCACTTCTTATTCTCAGCCCTGGGCTACATCTGTACCAAAGCCACAGAACGTAGGTGGCTACTATTGTAGCATGCAGGAACTGCCTACTAACGGTTCTGTGCAACACTTTGGTCAGAACCAGAGAAGGAATTTAAGCACCTCCCAGTCTACAACAACCACCgaccaaaacactgacagcagtggaCATAGTCGATACTACTGTGTCACAACATGCCAGCCCATGCAGCCTAACCCCCAGCCCTTGTCAGGAAAatcagaggacaggaagagtGTCACAGGCGTCGACCTGGCACAGACCCGAAATGAGCAGAACTCTCTTAGCCCACAGATTGTCACCAAGGTGAAGTATAATATGCcccaacagcagcaacactccACGCACATTAAAGACAGTAATGGATACAGCAAGCACCAAGTTAGTACTGTACTCGAAACCTCTGTACCTAAATCCAGCTCTGATGATCGTGGAAGCCAGAGaggacacaacacacacaatgcagaaGCTCAGTTCATGAGTTATCCCTCTAGCAGACAGTCCGAGCAGAGGCGGTCTCTGCCTCTACAACACAGAGAATTACCCCAGGACATCAAACATCACAGCCAAGTGAGCAACAAGATCTCCCCCCAGGCCACCCCAATGCTTCACTCATTATCTATGGATGCTGCAGGCCAAGAGGCAAGAGGCTCAAACTCTGAGGAGTCCCTTGAAAGCAAGCAGGCGAGGCGCAGTGACCGTTTTGCCACCACATTAAGGAATGAAATCCAAATGAGAAAGGCCAAGCTGCAGAAAAGTAAGAGTGCTGCTACCCTTCCTGGTactgagggagagacagaggatggTCAGGATATCTGGAAGCCCACTGAAAACACCACGCCGACCTCTGCTGATGGCTCCTTCACCAACACCTACAAGGTTAATCTGAAGGAAGCACAAGCAAGGGTGCTTAAGGCTACGTCTTTCAGGAGAAAAGACCTGGAGCCGGTTTTACTAGAACACCCTGCAGCTGAGGCCTTACCTAACTACCCGTCCTCAGTACTGACCCGTAAAGATGTCACCCCTCTGCCAACTGTCTCGGAGTCTGGAATGAGTAAACCAGGGCCTGCCGGTGGGCAGGTAACTCGCATTGGTGGTCGAAAGCGCTTTCCTGCGGAAAAGAAGGTAAGGTCTTTCTCTGAACCAGACAAAATCCATGAAGTTGGGGTGAAGGAAGATCTCCCTCAGAATGAAAATGCAAGCTCCTCACTAGACCAACAGACGCTGTTTAAGGAAAGTGGGAAAGCAACTGTCCCCAGTCACAGTCCTCCTGAGAGCTATACCGAGAACCCCACAGAGACCAAGACCAGAGGTTTTGCAACAACCAGTGAAACGGAGGACGCAAAGAAAGGCATCAGGAACAGAGAATACCCTGAAGAGGTCCAGGGAGGTCCTTACTCTGCACACAAGCTGTCCATCCTAGGCCAACAAAGACTGGGAACCTTTGCTGAGTATGAGGCAAAGTGgaatatacagaaaaaaaacccagaaacgAGAGTCTCCGGGCGGTACCGCTCAGCTGACAACATCCTGGATCCGGGACCAGAGGAGAGAACTAAAACCACCTGTTTCCACGAGAGATCCAGATCATCCCCTTCAGCAGACATCTatggacag AAGATTCAAGCTCCTGCAAGAAAGTCTGAGACAGAATATTCCCAGACGGAGAGTGAACCTGTTGAACAGCTCAACGTTGCACCAGC GTTCTCTGACAGAGGGCCTGGTGACTGTAAAGTGAGAGAAAAGCCTGTGGAGTTTGAACATTACTCAGTGCCACCCCCTCCGCCCATGACAGCAACCAACcctgacagcagacacagagctgccCCTGCCACCATGAACCACAGACCCACATCTGTCTCTCACAGCCTCAGAGAGTCTGCCCTCCCTCAGCCCGAGGACCACAGCCACACCGAGCCTCCGTCTGGGCCCAGGAGGAAGCCCTCTGCGCTGGAGAAGCCTCCCCCACCCAGATGCCCAGAGGTCAACTCCCACGAGTCCTTCACGGGTTCCCAGAGCGAAATCTTCACCCACTGCTCTCCTAACACTGACCCTAACTCCGCCTTTGTCCCCACCCACTCTGCAAAGGAATCTGAGCAGGGCAAAGGACTTGTGGACAAAGGACAAGGGGCAGTACATCATCTGTCAACATCCAATCCTCAGCCTGCCTCCTCTCCcccggcttcctcccacagaccttCAAGGCTGGCCACTATGGAGGGACAGCGCTCGCCATCGCCACAGTTTTCCCCACAGAGACTCAGTGACAAGCCGCCGGCCTCTCTACAGGATGAAGACTCACACAG GATGGATCAAGTGATAGAAAACCAAACTTCTGCAGTGAAGAAAGTGCCCATCAGGATTGTCCACTCAGAGGGAGTCACGGAGAAGGAGAATTGTCCGTTTTTGCAGCACAGCGACTCCCCTGCTGTTGAGCCCGAGGGTCCCGGCGTAACCAGGCTCGGCACTCTGGGAGCTGCAGGGCAGGACTCGGTCTTCTGTGCCTTTACTCGCCAGAGGGAGCCCGACGGTACGCCGGTCGCTCAGATAGACCCAAAGCCCCAGAGAGACCCCTACATGAGCACTGTTAGAGATCCCACAGAGCCCACAGATGAGCCCGGCAGCAACAGGGCGACGGTAACCACAGGACTGTCTGAGGatcagaagagagaggagctggcCAGGGACATCATGGGGAAGGACAAATCGCTAGCTGATATTCTGGACCAGAGCAAGATGAAGACCACCATGGACTTGATGGAGGGTATCTTCCCTCAGGGGGAGCAGCTGCTGGGAGGAGCTCACCAGCGCAGGAAGGTGTCCCCGAAACAGACAGTGACCCGGCCCGCTGAGGAAAG ggaaaaggaggacagTATGGCGGCGGCTGTCACCATGGTGACCACCTCGACATATTACAGCACATCAGCTCCCAAAGCTGAGCTCCTTATTAAGATGAAGGACATGCAGGAGCAGGAGCCGGAGGAGGAAGACTCAGAGGACGAACTGGACATTGATCTGGCCAACAAGAAG CAAGAGCTGATCGACAGCCTTAGCAAGAAGCTTCAGGTGCTGCGAGAAGCCCGGGAGAGTCTTCAGGAGGACGTCCTCGACAACAACGCCCTGGGAGACGAGGTGGAGGCTCGAGTCCAGCAGGTCTGCAAACCCAACGAGCTGGACAAGTTCAGGATGTTTGTCGGGGACCTGGACAAGGTGGTGAGCCTGCTGCTGTCCCTGTCGGGCCGTCTGGCCAGAGTGGAAAACGCCCTCAACAGCCTGGAGGAGGACGCTTCTGCGGACGAGAGG CGGACGttggtggagaagaggaagctgctgaTTCGACAGCATGAGGATGCCaaggagctgaaggagaacCTGGACCGCCGGGAACGCGTGGTGTATGAGATCCTGGGCAACTACCTGCAGGAGGACAGCCTTACAGACTATGAGCACTTTGTCAAGATGAAGTCCGCGCTCATCATCGAGCAGCGCAAGCTGGAGGACAAAATCAAACTGGGCGAGGAGCAGCTCAAGTGTCTGATGGACAGCCTGCCGATAGAGCAGCGGCTGGCCTTCTGA